A genome region from Panthera leo isolate Ple1 chromosome A2, P.leo_Ple1_pat1.1, whole genome shotgun sequence includes the following:
- the MRPS25 gene encoding 28S ribosomal protein S25, mitochondrial: MPMKGRFPIRRTLQYLGQGDVVFKDSVKVMTVNYNTHGELGEGARKFVFFNIPQIQYKNPWVQIIMFKNMTPSPFLRFYLDSGEQVLVDVETKSNKEIMEHVKKILGKSEETLEREEQEKKQLSHPAHFGPRKYCLRECICEVEGQVPCPGLVPLPKEMTGKYRAMLKASAQD, encoded by the exons ATGCCCATGAAGGGCCGCTTCCCGATCCGCCGCACCCTGCAGTACCTGGGCCAGGGGGACGTGGTGTTCAAGGACTCAGTGAAGGTCATGACGGTGAACTACAACACGCACGGGGAGCTGGGCGAGGGCGCCAG gaaatttgtgtttttcaacaTACCTCAGATCCAGTACAAAAACCCTTGGGTACAGATCATCATGTTTAAGAACATGACGCCGTCCCCCTTCCTGAGGTTTTATCTGG ATTCCGGGGAGCAGGTCCTTGTGGATGTGGAGACCAAGAGCAATAAGGAGATCATGGAGCACGTCAAAAAAATCCTGGGGAAGAGCGA GGAAACcctggagagagaggagcaggagaaaaAGCAGCTTTCTCACCCGGCTCACTTTGGCCCCCGAAAGTACTGCCTACGGGAGTGCATCTGCGAGGTGGAAGGGCAGGTCCCCTGCCCGGGCCTGGTGCCGTTACCAAAGGAGATGACGGGGAAGTACAGAGCGATGCTGAAAGCCAGCGCCCAGGACTAG